A single genomic interval of Lewinellaceae bacterium harbors:
- a CDS encoding gliding motility-associated C-terminal domain-containing protein produces MKQQITLFLFILTTFQGFAQNYENCPAIEWQACHGGSSIDGATVVIPTADGGYFAAGWSRSDDFDLTGNQGESDFLLLKLTADGTLQWARSYGGQGADFAWDALQTGDGGFLIAGMADEAGGDVTANLGQTDAWLIKVDENGNLLWEKTFGTPQQDAATQILPGPDDSYYLLTGSTSLFRFDDFPFYAGAEEEAFTVYHIQGNGNILTEYFFQASHLSLGVLSDGNLSLLADQPAGKAIQVRDENFNLLQEIALPPGPLPAITWIEALQLENGDWILLGRHLIDGPSGRKDEVVAQRITADSERLWFQSILANPSRNLWLEAAALLAGDKIILGLNPTPVTGSPEGDYWAAWLEPNGEISNLRQLGGSRNDQLTSLSPTSGGDLLLAGSSESQDGDVQDCYPGYDAWLVKLGALPGGALPEDTLLCPGEELAFEIPAAPNFTVQWQDGTTGNTYTAGESGTYFYEGRQGDCRVRDTSTVRLLEAESPLSLADTTLCQDATLLLDATVEGASLYLWQDGAKEPLYEVIKPGRYLVKAVVEECVLEDSVAISWCAPCLAIPNAFTPNGDGVNDFFAPILQCPFPNYNLEVFNRWGQLVFQTDAPQEGWDGTFNGQPAPSEVYFFQLSYQEFEGEPAERRQGDLGLLR; encoded by the coding sequence ATGAAACAACAAATTACCCTGTTTTTGTTTATCCTAACCACTTTCCAGGGTTTCGCCCAGAATTATGAAAACTGCCCGGCCATAGAATGGCAGGCCTGCCATGGCGGCAGTTCTATCGACGGGGCCACGGTGGTTATCCCTACCGCAGACGGCGGCTACTTTGCAGCCGGCTGGAGCCGGTCGGATGACTTTGACCTGACGGGCAACCAGGGCGAAAGCGACTTTTTGCTCCTTAAATTAACCGCTGACGGCACCTTGCAATGGGCCCGATCTTACGGAGGCCAGGGAGCGGACTTTGCCTGGGATGCCCTGCAAACAGGCGACGGAGGGTTTCTCATTGCCGGAATGGCCGACGAAGCCGGAGGAGACGTGACGGCCAACCTGGGGCAAACCGACGCCTGGCTGATAAAGGTAGATGAAAACGGAAACCTGCTTTGGGAAAAAACCTTCGGAACACCGCAACAGGATGCCGCAACCCAAATCCTGCCGGGCCCTGATGATTCTTATTACTTGCTCACCGGGTCAACCAGCCTTTTCCGGTTCGACGATTTCCCTTTTTACGCAGGCGCGGAAGAAGAGGCATTTACGGTTTATCACATACAGGGAAACGGCAATATTTTAACTGAATACTTTTTTCAAGCCAGCCACCTTTCCCTGGGCGTGTTATCCGACGGCAACCTCAGCCTGCTGGCCGATCAGCCTGCTGGAAAGGCGATTCAGGTTCGGGATGAGAACTTCAACCTCCTGCAGGAAATCGCCCTCCCGCCAGGCCCCTTGCCCGCTATCACGTGGATAGAAGCCCTGCAACTGGAAAACGGAGACTGGATTTTGTTGGGGCGCCACCTGATCGACGGCCCTTCAGGCAGAAAAGACGAGGTTGTGGCTCAGCGGATCACCGCCGATAGCGAAAGGTTGTGGTTCCAGTCCATCCTGGCCAACCCTTCCAGGAACCTCTGGCTGGAAGCTGCCGCCCTGCTTGCCGGGGATAAGATAATACTCGGGCTCAATCCAACCCCGGTAACAGGAAGCCCGGAAGGAGATTATTGGGCGGCCTGGCTGGAACCCAACGGCGAAATCAGCAACCTGAGGCAGTTGGGAGGGTCAAGAAACGACCAGCTGACCAGCTTATCTCCCACCTCCGGTGGCGACCTGCTCCTGGCTGGTTCCTCAGAATCGCAAGACGGCGACGTGCAGGACTGCTACCCCGGCTACGACGCCTGGCTGGTCAAACTGGGCGCCTTGCCCGGCGGCGCTTTGCCGGAGGACACGCTGCTCTGCCCGGGCGAAGAACTGGCCTTTGAGATTCCCGCAGCGCCCAACTTCACCGTGCAGTGGCAGGATGGCACTACCGGCAACACCTATACCGCCGGGGAATCCGGAACCTACTTCTACGAAGGGCGCCAGGGCGATTGCAGGGTGCGCGACACCTCCACCGTCCGCCTCCTGGAAGCCGAATCGCCCCTGTCCTTAGCTGACACCACGCTCTGCCAGGACGCCACCCTCCTGCTGGACGCAACGGTGGAAGGCGCCAGCCTCTACCTCTGGCAGGACGGCGCCAAAGAACCGCTCTATGAAGTGATCAAACCGGGCCGCTACCTGGTGAAGGCTGTGGTGGAGGAGTGCGTGCTGGAAGACTCCGTCGCCATTAGCTGGTGCGCGCCTTGCCTGGCCATTCCCAACGCCTTCACCCCTAACGGAGATGGGGTGAACGATTTCTTTGCGCCTATCCTTCAGTGCCCTTTTCCAAACTACAATCTGGAGGTGTTTAACCGCTGGGGCCAGCTTGTATTCCAAACGGACGCCCCCCAAGAGGGCTGGGATGGTACATTCAACGGCCAGCCGGCGCCTTCAGAGGTTTATTTTTTCCAACTGTCTTACCAGGAATTTGAAGGTGAGCCGGCGGAGAGGAGGCAGGGGGATTTGGGGTTGCTGAGGTGA
- a CDS encoding dihydroneopterin aldolase — translation MATIALEGMRFYAYHGYYEEERTLGNEFILDVYVNTEIVLTTLVDDLHADLDEVEEMLKAGDMSLKDIGIKRGKKPEDDKHRPTTVNYETVYLLCQAVMREPSHLLEPLVDSIADRITDYFDNVEGVLVRLKKLNPPLGGRVASAWVMTSKGEIEIPMFGGE, via the coding sequence ATGGCCACCATTGCACTCGAAGGGATGCGCTTTTACGCCTACCACGGCTACTACGAGGAAGAACGAACCCTCGGCAACGAGTTTATTCTCGATGTATATGTCAATACCGAGATCGTGCTCACCACATTGGTCGATGACCTGCACGCCGACCTGGACGAGGTCGAAGAGATGCTGAAAGCAGGGGACATGTCGCTGAAAGATATCGGCATCAAAAGGGGAAAAAAACCCGAAGATGACAAGCACCGGCCCACGACGGTCAATTACGAAACCGTATACCTCCTTTGCCAGGCCGTAATGAGAGAGCCTTCTCACCTGCTGGAACCGCTGGTGGATAGCATAGCCGACCGCATCACCGACTACTTCGATAACGTCGAGGGGGTATTGGTGCGCCTGAAAAAACTCAATCCGCCTCTTGGCGGCAGGGTGGCCAGCGCCTGGGTAATGACGTCTAAAGGGGAAATTGAAATTCCTATGTTTGGCGGGGAATAA
- the rlmB gene encoding 23S rRNA (guanosine(2251)-2'-O)-methyltransferase RlmB — translation MPKDISIIYGRHPVVDALRSGTPIEKVMLQQGIRGEMEKELRHLCRDENVLLQVVPKERLNKIVRGNHQGVIALQALIRYYRLEDVLPGIYEKSETPLIVLLDGVTDVRNFGAIARTAEASGAHALVIPQKNSAQINAEAMKTSAGALATIPVCRESSLIAAIEFLQLSGIKVLASSLEATKPLYELDLRQPAAFILGAEGEGISPAVARAADEQFVIPQKGTTDSFNVSVAAGMMLYEAMRQRERGIL, via the coding sequence ATGCCAAAAGACATCTCCATCATCTACGGCCGCCACCCGGTAGTGGATGCCCTTCGTTCGGGCACGCCCATCGAAAAAGTGATGCTGCAGCAGGGTATTCGTGGGGAAATGGAAAAGGAACTCCGCCACCTGTGCCGGGACGAAAACGTGCTCCTGCAAGTCGTGCCCAAAGAGCGCCTCAACAAGATCGTGCGGGGCAACCACCAGGGGGTCATCGCCCTGCAGGCCCTCATCCGCTATTACCGGCTGGAGGATGTGCTGCCCGGCATTTACGAAAAATCGGAAACGCCCCTGATCGTCCTGCTCGACGGGGTGACCGACGTGCGCAATTTCGGGGCCATCGCCCGCACGGCGGAGGCATCCGGCGCTCATGCGCTGGTCATCCCCCAGAAAAACAGCGCCCAGATCAATGCCGAAGCAATGAAAACCTCCGCCGGCGCCCTGGCTACAATCCCGGTCTGCCGGGAGAGCAGCCTCATCGCGGCCATCGAATTCCTTCAGTTGTCCGGCATCAAGGTGCTGGCCAGCAGCCTGGAAGCTACCAAGCCCCTCTACGAACTAGACCTCCGCCAGCCGGCAGCCTTCATCCTGGGGGCGGAGGGGGAAGGCATCAGCCCGGCGGTGGCCCGTGCGGCGGACGAGCAGTTTGTCATACCCCAAAAAGGGACGACGGATAGTTTTAACGTGTCGGTGGCGGCGGGCATGATGTTGTATGAGGCGATGCGGCAGAGGGAGCGGGGAATATTATGA
- a CDS encoding helix-turn-helix transcriptional regulator: protein MIREDRLELNERFIKVFQMLEDRGEIVKNDRSGKGMGDFAERILGNRAYGHIIRAFLNPDDKRCIDYRHARTLCQEYGVNESYMLDGEGDPFGIEMPKPSMAEEQMGYHGNILFTTTQAFAGASVDVGGFARENIEFFSLPGLSGSGMVAFPINGNSMEPVIMDGDMVICREIGSVYEIRDNKIYAVKSNGQLWVKYVQGVTDSRGRVTHLKMISANHLEHDPFVEEVNEYTRIYQVIRRISDM from the coding sequence ATGATCAGAGAAGACAGGCTCGAGCTCAATGAGCGCTTTATCAAGGTATTTCAAATGTTGGAAGACAGGGGCGAGATCGTCAAGAATGACCGCAGCGGCAAGGGCATGGGCGATTTCGCGGAACGCATCCTGGGCAACCGCGCCTACGGCCATATTATCCGCGCTTTCCTCAACCCCGATGACAAAAGATGCATAGACTACCGCCACGCCAGGACGCTCTGCCAGGAGTATGGCGTCAACGAGTCATATATGCTGGACGGCGAGGGCGATCCTTTTGGCATTGAAATGCCAAAGCCGTCCATGGCCGAAGAGCAGATGGGCTATCACGGGAATATCCTCTTTACCACTACGCAGGCATTCGCCGGCGCCTCGGTCGATGTCGGTGGCTTTGCGAGGGAAAATATCGAGTTTTTTAGCCTGCCCGGCCTTTCCGGCAGCGGCATGGTCGCTTTTCCTATCAATGGCAACAGTATGGAGCCCGTCATTATGGACGGCGATATGGTCATCTGCCGGGAAATCGGCAGCGTTTACGAGATCAGAGACAACAAAATCTACGCCGTGAAAAGCAATGGGCAGCTTTGGGTGAAGTACGTGCAGGGTGTCACGGATTCAAGAGGCAGGGTGACCCACCTCAAAATGATCTCCGCCAACCACCTGGAGCACGACCCCTTTGTGGAAGAAGTGAACGAATACACCCGGATTTACCAGGTCATCCGAAGGATCAGCGACATGTAG
- a CDS encoding M36 family metallopeptidase, translating to METMIAKSTYLLSAMLLLLLTPVARAQPEAPVEIARRYLAEQREKWQLDEADISDFRVTDQYQTKHNGLTHIYLVQQHDGIELFNAISGLHITEEGRVAFATNRFTPGLASKVNTTRPLLSASEAIKSAAAYLGLPAAGELPLKAQKGDRLFTYAGGTISDSDIQAQLVYQLMPGEAARLAWRLAIDRPDDANYWNLRVDALTGAVLSKDNWTAHCAFHSGSGKESCGEEQPHPRLPPSPPPPLTPSPPLQTDAQYRVFPIPLENPAEGNRELLLNPHDPIASPYGWHDTDGQEGPEYQTTRGNNVHAYQDGNGNNSSAGDEPDGGPGLVFDFPLDLAQEPETHREASVTQLFYTNNFMHDLAYAYGFDEPAGNFQQNNYGNGGAAGDYVAAEAQDGSALNNANFSTPPDGFPPRMQMYRWNSPGAVFSVTAPEAIAGFYEVRPALFGGSITSALLAGPVVEYNGGTGLPALACSPAQNAAQLNGSVALIDRGTCDFDRKALNAQNAGAVAAIICNYADDLVNMGPVSVGGQVNIPVVSMRFSNCQTLRQFLAQGVEVAFQLPDDTGPARLDGSLDNVVVAHEYTHGISNRLAGGPSSTSCLANDEQMGEGWSDFFSMAATVKPGDTGATPRTYANYVLRQGAGGTGLRRQPYSTDMAVNNQTYEDIVGTTIEQSLGEVWAVVLWDLYWKLAEVYGWDEDPVNGSSGNNLAMQLVVDALKLQACSPGFIDGRDALLAADAMNSGGANACYIWEVFARRGLGFAAEQGSRFNRNDGLADFRVLPECVKELKIAKTATPLIDAGEALTVTLTITNHKETAVTEVVVSDEIPAEAVYVAGSATGGVPEVAGGEIRFSIGALASGEERVLSYQLNTSSGIISIRQFLDDMESGQENWMTDNLNPAGFDFWNYSDNDANSGNYSWYIRNTASANDQVLQLKAPIAVTGAQPTLRFYHRFETEAGLDGGFVEVSANGGASWEPIEELIARSPYPRPLASSTLAIPSLRAYSGSSDGEWLDTYADLSPYLGEELLVRFRFGSNGSGAPNAFNPGWYVDDVEFMDRVNYNGEACVSSGEGDLACARAPYLGTVVESAVVSGTKTPPPELAVELFPNPVRDVLNIMLQPGQPNRISVSLSGPDGRLVLERQAGATGGYQLLPLDVSGLAPGFYVVRVSVGGQAWSGKMVKE from the coding sequence ATGGAAACTATGATAGCCAAATCTACTTACCTCCTGAGCGCCATGCTCCTCCTGTTGCTCACTCCGGTTGCCAGGGCCCAGCCGGAGGCCCCGGTAGAAATTGCCAGGCGCTACCTGGCCGAACAGCGGGAAAAATGGCAGCTCGACGAAGCTGATATCAGCGACTTCCGGGTAACGGACCAGTACCAGACGAAGCACAACGGCCTGACGCACATCTACCTCGTCCAGCAGCACGACGGCATCGAGCTCTTCAACGCCATTAGCGGGCTGCACATTACGGAGGAAGGGCGGGTGGCCTTCGCTACCAACCGCTTTACACCCGGCCTGGCGTCCAAAGTCAATACCACCCGCCCCCTGCTTTCCGCCTCCGAGGCCATAAAAAGCGCCGCCGCTTACCTGGGGCTGCCGGCAGCAGGCGAGCTACCCCTGAAAGCCCAAAAAGGCGATCGGCTCTTTACCTACGCCGGCGGCACTATATCCGATTCCGACATTCAGGCCCAACTGGTGTATCAACTGATGCCCGGCGAGGCCGCCCGCCTGGCCTGGCGCCTGGCCATCGACCGCCCCGACGATGCCAACTACTGGAACCTGCGCGTGGATGCCCTCACCGGCGCCGTGCTGAGCAAGGACAACTGGACCGCGCACTGTGCGTTCCATTCCGGATCAGGGAAGGAATCTTGCGGGGAAGAGCAACCTCACCCTCGCCTCCCCCCCTCCCCCCCTCCCCCCCTCACCCCCTCACCCCCCCTCCAAACCGACGCCCAATACCGCGTCTTCCCCATCCCCCTGGAAAACCCGGCCGAAGGCAACCGCGAGCTCCTGCTCAACCCTCATGACCCTATCGCTTCTCCCTACGGCTGGCACGATACCGATGGGCAGGAAGGCCCCGAATACCAGACCACCCGAGGAAACAACGTGCACGCCTACCAGGACGGCAACGGCAACAACAGTTCTGCCGGCGATGAGCCCGATGGGGGCCCCGGGCTGGTTTTCGATTTTCCGCTCGATCTGGCTCAGGAGCCGGAAACCCATCGGGAGGCATCGGTTACGCAGTTGTTTTACACCAACAACTTCATGCACGACCTGGCCTACGCTTACGGTTTCGACGAGCCGGCCGGCAATTTCCAGCAGAACAATTATGGCAATGGAGGCGCCGCGGGCGACTACGTTGCCGCCGAAGCCCAGGACGGCAGTGCCCTCAACAACGCCAATTTTTCCACGCCCCCCGACGGATTCCCTCCCCGCATGCAAATGTACCGCTGGAACTCGCCCGGCGCCGTTTTCTCGGTTACGGCTCCGGAGGCCATCGCCGGCTTTTATGAGGTGCGCCCTGCCCTGTTTGGCGGAAGCATTACCTCAGCGCTTCTGGCCGGGCCGGTGGTAGAATACAACGGAGGCACCGGCCTGCCGGCATTGGCCTGTTCGCCCGCCCAGAATGCAGCGCAGCTCAACGGCAGCGTGGCGCTGATCGACCGCGGCACCTGCGATTTCGACCGCAAGGCGCTCAACGCCCAGAACGCCGGCGCGGTGGCGGCCATCATCTGCAATTACGCCGACGACCTGGTCAACATGGGCCCGGTCTCCGTGGGCGGCCAGGTCAACATCCCCGTAGTGTCGATGCGGTTCAGCAACTGCCAAACGCTGCGCCAGTTCCTGGCCCAGGGAGTAGAAGTGGCTTTCCAGCTTCCCGACGACACCGGCCCGGCCCGCCTCGACGGCAGCCTGGACAATGTCGTCGTCGCTCATGAGTATACCCACGGCATTTCCAACCGCCTGGCAGGCGGCCCGTCTTCTACCAGTTGCCTGGCCAACGACGAGCAGATGGGGGAGGGGTGGAGCGATTTCTTTTCGATGGCGGCGACTGTCAAACCCGGAGATACGGGGGCTACGCCGCGTACGTACGCCAACTACGTCCTGCGCCAGGGCGCCGGGGGAACGGGCCTGCGCCGGCAGCCCTATTCCACGGATATGGCGGTCAATAACCAAACTTATGAAGACATCGTCGGCACGACCATTGAACAAAGCCTGGGCGAGGTTTGGGCCGTGGTATTGTGGGACCTCTACTGGAAGCTGGCAGAGGTGTACGGCTGGGATGAAGACCCCGTCAACGGCAGCAGCGGCAACAACCTGGCCATGCAACTCGTCGTGGACGCCCTGAAACTACAGGCCTGCAGCCCCGGTTTCATCGACGGCCGCGACGCCCTGCTGGCTGCCGACGCAATGAACAGCGGCGGCGCCAACGCCTGTTATATATGGGAAGTTTTCGCCCGCCGCGGGCTGGGTTTTGCGGCGGAGCAGGGCAGCCGTTTTAACAGAAACGACGGGCTGGCGGATTTCCGGGTGCTGCCGGAATGTGTCAAAGAACTGAAGATTGCCAAAACCGCCACGCCCCTGATAGATGCAGGAGAGGCGCTCACCGTTACGCTTACCATAACGAACCATAAAGAAACGGCTGTCACCGAAGTGGTAGTGAGCGACGAGATTCCTGCGGAAGCCGTTTATGTTGCGGGCTCTGCTACTGGTGGCGTGCCTGAGGTGGCGGGAGGTGAAATCCGGTTCAGCATAGGAGCGTTGGCTTCCGGCGAAGAACGGGTGTTGAGTTACCAGTTGAATACCAGTTCGGGTATCATCTCCATTCGCCAGTTTCTCGACGATATGGAATCCGGCCAGGAGAACTGGATGACGGACAACCTCAACCCTGCGGGTTTCGATTTCTGGAATTACTCGGATAATGACGCCAATAGCGGCAATTACAGCTGGTACATTCGCAATACGGCCAGCGCCAATGACCAGGTTTTGCAATTGAAGGCGCCCATCGCCGTAACTGGCGCACAGCCAACCCTGCGGTTCTACCACCGTTTCGAAACGGAGGCCGGCCTCGACGGCGGCTTTGTGGAGGTGTCTGCCAACGGCGGCGCCTCCTGGGAGCCCATCGAGGAGCTGATCGCCCGTTCGCCTTATCCCCGCCCTCTGGCCAGCAGCACTTTGGCTATCCCTTCCCTGCGGGCCTATTCCGGAAGCTCCGATGGAGAATGGCTGGACACCTACGCCGATCTCAGCCCCTATTTGGGCGAGGAACTGCTCGTCCGCTTCCGGTTCGGCAGCAATGGTTCCGGGGCTCCCAATGCATTTAATCCCGGCTGGTATGTCGACGATGTGGAGTTTATGGATAGGGTGAACTACAACGGCGAAGCCTGTGTGTCTTCCGGCGAAGGCGATCTGGCCTGTGCCCGGGCGCCTTACCTGGGCACGGTGGTGGAATCGGCGGTAGTATCCGGAACGAAAACCCCGCCACCGGAACTGGCGGTGGAGTTGTTCCCCAACCCCGTGCGGGACGTTTTGAACATCATGCTGCAACCGGGACAACCCAATAGAATCTCAGTTAGCTTGTCGGGGCCGGACGGGCGGCTCGTCCTGGAGCGGCAGGCCGGCGCTACCGGCGGCTATCAGCTTCTGCCGCTGGATGTCTCTGGCCTGGCGCCGGGCTTTTACGTGGTGAGGGTAAGCGTGGGCGGGCAGGCGTGGAGTGGCAAAATGGTAAAAGAGTAG
- a CDS encoding DUF4197 domain-containing protein, which produces MMKKITALLIIASLMGCTAQQIQSTLDTLAGAQGLTSAEVGAGLKQALEFGISEGAERLSRQDGYFKSPYKILLPPEARKITDKLQNVPGFRSVEETILEKINRGAEDAAKKAKPIFVSAIKQMTFADAMNILMGQDDAATQYLHRTTFDALYQEFNPVIVESLDKFNARQYWADAVNTYNSLPLVEKANPDLGDYVTQEALKGLFAMVEKKERNIRNDISARTTDLLKKVFAKQDNK; this is translated from the coding sequence ATGATGAAAAAAATTACTGCTCTTTTGATAATCGCCTCCCTGATGGGCTGTACCGCCCAACAGATACAGAGCACCCTCGACACCCTGGCCGGCGCTCAGGGGCTGACCTCCGCCGAAGTAGGGGCGGGGCTGAAGCAGGCGCTGGAATTTGGCATCAGCGAAGGCGCAGAACGCCTCTCCCGGCAAGACGGTTACTTTAAAAGCCCCTACAAGATACTGCTGCCGCCGGAAGCCAGAAAGATCACCGATAAACTGCAAAACGTGCCCGGGTTCAGGTCAGTGGAAGAGACGATCCTCGAAAAGATCAACCGGGGCGCGGAAGACGCCGCTAAAAAGGCGAAACCCATTTTTGTCAGCGCCATCAAACAGATGACCTTCGCCGATGCCATGAATATCCTCATGGGGCAGGATGACGCCGCCACCCAGTATCTTCATCGCACCACCTTTGATGCCCTTTACCAGGAGTTCAACCCGGTAATCGTGGAATCGCTGGACAAGTTCAATGCACGCCAATACTGGGCTGACGCTGTCAATACCTACAACAGCCTGCCTCTGGTGGAAAAAGCCAACCCCGACCTCGGCGACTACGTCACCCAGGAAGCGCTCAAAGGGTTGTTTGCTATGGTGGAAAAGAAAGAACGCAACATCCGCAATGACATCAGCGCCCGTACGACGGACTTGCTGAAAAAGGTATTTGCCAAGCAGGATAATAAATGA
- a CDS encoding AMP-binding protein, whose amino-acid sequence MSNQLLPTIADNLLKFSSRTAFCIQERAYTYQDFSDCVSGISQALQERRIPEQTPVGIATADRLETYASIFALWFNRLVFVPLSPANPAERNRNMIEQTGIKHILAFDQAEAAIVNANAGDESIETRGLVSQHPTSPKESSREDDMLYILFTSGSTGTPKGVPITRKNLDAFVRAFFQIGYELNEQDRFLQIFDFTFDVSVQSYVLPLYLGAGVYTVPQEGVKFLAALKVLKEHRVTFAKLVPSTLQFFKPYFGRIELPHLRYSLFSGEALPEDITREWARCIPNAVIENHYGPTEGTIDCLYHRWKADETLAYNGIVAIGELYDGMEALVVGPDGQAMESGQKGELWISGDQVTEGYWKNPAKNRESFAIRDGKRYYKTGDIVFQDIQGRFLFCGRKDNQLQIQGYRVELGEVEHHVKQVVGRNVVLDSYVEKGVLSLVLFVEGMAEGEKEQIEASLRKKLPHYMIPGKIVSVGAFPRTVSGKTDRGGLRGLL is encoded by the coding sequence ATGTCAAACCAATTACTGCCAACCATCGCCGATAACCTCCTGAAATTCAGCTCCCGGACGGCCTTTTGCATCCAGGAACGGGCCTATACTTATCAGGATTTTTCCGATTGTGTCAGCGGGATTTCTCAGGCGCTGCAGGAACGGCGAATTCCGGAGCAAACCCCGGTAGGTATTGCCACTGCCGACCGCCTGGAAACCTACGCCTCCATCTTCGCCCTGTGGTTCAACCGGCTGGTATTCGTGCCCCTCAGCCCTGCCAACCCGGCGGAGCGGAACCGCAATATGATCGAGCAGACAGGGATAAAGCACATTCTGGCATTCGATCAGGCGGAGGCAGCGATTGTCAATGCCAATGCCGGGGATGAAAGCATTGAAACCCGGGGCCTTGTTTCACAGCACCCCACAAGCCCAAAGGAAAGCAGCCGGGAGGACGACATGCTGTACATCCTCTTCACCTCCGGCAGCACCGGCACGCCCAAGGGGGTGCCCATTACCAGGAAAAACCTGGACGCTTTTGTCCGTGCCTTTTTCCAGATCGGTTATGAATTGAATGAGCAGGATCGTTTTTTGCAGATTTTCGACTTTACGTTTGACGTTTCGGTGCAGTCCTACGTCCTGCCGCTGTACCTTGGAGCAGGGGTGTACACTGTCCCGCAGGAAGGAGTCAAGTTTCTGGCCGCCCTGAAGGTTCTGAAAGAACATCGGGTTACGTTTGCCAAGCTGGTGCCCTCAACGCTACAGTTTTTTAAGCCCTATTTCGGCCGTATAGAACTGCCCCATCTCCGTTATTCCCTTTTCTCCGGCGAAGCCCTGCCGGAGGACATTACCCGGGAGTGGGCCCGTTGCATCCCCAACGCGGTGATTGAAAACCACTACGGCCCTACTGAGGGCACCATCGACTGTCTGTACCACCGCTGGAAGGCGGATGAAACCCTGGCCTACAACGGCATTGTTGCCATCGGCGAACTCTACGACGGTATGGAGGCGCTGGTGGTGGGCCCGGACGGACAGGCAATGGAATCCGGCCAAAAAGGCGAGTTGTGGATCAGCGGGGACCAGGTAACGGAGGGCTACTGGAAGAACCCTGCCAAAAACCGGGAGAGCTTTGCGATCCGCGACGGCAAGCGGTATTACAAAACCGGCGATATCGTTTTTCAGGATATACAGGGCCGCTTTCTCTTCTGCGGCAGAAAGGACAACCAGTTGCAGATACAGGGCTACCGGGTGGAACTGGGCGAGGTGGAGCACCACGTCAAGCAGGTGGTCGGCCGGAATGTGGTGTTGGATTCCTACGTGGAAAAGGGGGTGCTGTCCCTCGTGCTTTTTGTGGAGGGGATGGCGGAAGGGGAGAAGGAGCAGATCGAAGCCAGCCTGCGCAAAAAGTTGCCGCACTATATGATTCCCGGCAAGATCGTGTCGGTTGGCGCTTTTCCGCGGACGGTCAGCGGGAAGACGGATAGGGGGGGGCTGCGGGGGTTGTTGTAA
- a CDS encoding NAD(P)/FAD-dependent oxidoreductase, whose product MYLSMTSTTVLIIGAGPAGLAAAARLRKKGIPFEIIEQSQSVGHSWRLHYDRLHLHTVKEHSHLPFTEFPDHYPRYVSRKMLVDYFEAYAKQFEIRPHFGEEVAKIQPGEAGWEVHTRSGKAFAAPHVVVATGLNRVPNRPHYEGEEKFKGQILHSREYKNPQPFSGKRALVVGFGNTGAEIALDLSENGIATCLSVRGPVNVVPRDFLGNPTQKTAFTLAKLPTWLGDWIGAQVQRLAFGDLRPYGLTPSDMPPARQLRETGKTPVIDIGTVDQVKAGKIDVKPGIESFTETSVHFEDGTEEPFDAVILATGYRAKLEDFLPFTDGLFDQHGVPKEVVGRGKYEGLYFLGFDNYKPGGGLGVIRQDSEEVVAAIVNG is encoded by the coding sequence ATGTACCTATCAATGACCAGCACCACCGTCCTCATTATCGGCGCCGGCCCCGCAGGGCTGGCCGCAGCCGCCCGCTTGCGGAAAAAAGGCATCCCCTTCGAGATCATCGAGCAAAGCCAGTCGGTTGGCCACTCCTGGCGGTTGCACTACGACCGCCTTCACCTGCACACTGTCAAGGAGCACTCCCACCTGCCCTTTACGGAATTTCCGGATCACTACCCCCGCTACGTTTCCCGCAAGATGCTGGTGGATTACTTCGAAGCCTACGCCAAACAGTTTGAAATCCGGCCCCACTTTGGAGAGGAAGTGGCGAAAATCCAGCCGGGCGAGGCGGGCTGGGAGGTGCATACTCGTTCCGGCAAGGCCTTCGCGGCGCCCCACGTAGTGGTGGCCACCGGGCTGAACCGCGTACCCAACCGCCCTCATTACGAGGGGGAAGAAAAATTTAAAGGGCAAATCCTGCACAGCCGGGAGTATAAAAACCCCCAGCCGTTCAGCGGCAAGCGGGCGCTGGTGGTGGGCTTCGGCAATACCGGCGCCGAGATCGCCCTGGACCTGAGCGAGAACGGCATCGCCACCTGCCTCTCTGTCCGCGGGCCGGTCAATGTGGTGCCGAGGGATTTCCTGGGCAACCCTACCCAAAAGACCGCCTTTACCCTGGCCAAGCTGCCCACCTGGCTGGGCGACTGGATCGGCGCCCAGGTGCAGCGGCTAGCCTTCGGAGACCTGCGCCCCTATGGCCTGACGCCATCCGATATGCCGCCCGCCAGGCAGCTGCGGGAAACCGGTAAAACGCCGGTCATAGACATCGGCACCGTAGATCAGGTCAAAGCCGGTAAGATTGACGTGAAACCGGGCATCGAAAGTTTTACGGAAACGAGCGTCCACTTCGAGGATGGTACGGAGGAACCCTTCGACGCCGTCATCCTGGCCACCGGCTACCGGGCAAAGCTGGAGGACTTTCTGCCCTTTACCGACGGGCTGTTCGACCAACATGGCGTTCCGAAAGAGGTGGTGGGTAGAGGAAAATACGAGGGGCTGTATTTTCTGGGCTTCGACAACTATAAGCCCGGAGGCGGGTTGGGGGTCATCCGGCAGGATTCGGAGGAGGTGGTGGCGGCAATTGTGAATGGGTGA